A genome region from Glutamicibacter arilaitensis Re117 includes the following:
- a CDS encoding IS1380-like element ISAar11 family transposase — MNHSTRVFPALPTQLTSQALVSHAGLSVLSNFLNALDFQRVCEDRFSQFAPATAAHRPGRILGALALSLAAGGEQATDIDQLRAAPDLFGPVASDATVSRFMHRIKEQPEAFSYGFATMTRTLRSKAWTAAGPRNPARQATANNPLIIDIDASLVHVHSDKEHSAGTYKGGYGFSPMIAMADYGKPNGTGEVLAVHLRPGNRGANSAASHIEVLTQALAQLPDDFYDEHGNLIGEKILVRTDSAGSSREFLHHLDSLRIQFSTSYSLPVIKERFIRWIDEKKFWEPALDADGVQRDNAWVIDASKVIELKDYPPGTRIYLRAEPLHPGAKANLFDTDGNRVTAFLTNSPRFNVAFLDARHRARGRCENRIKTLKNAGLGKLPYWSFAANQAWADLAMLALNLVSWLQLAALPGGHEAGCWDMKRWRYRLFSMAGKVVTGGRQRRLLIHESAPEAQLLFLLQQSIGLLFHRWRHGELAA; from the coding sequence GTGAACCATTCTACCCGAGTTTTCCCTGCCCTCCCGACCCAACTCACCAGCCAAGCCCTGGTCTCCCACGCTGGCCTGTCGGTGCTCAGCAACTTCCTGAACGCACTGGACTTCCAACGGGTCTGCGAAGACCGTTTCTCCCAGTTCGCGCCAGCCACCGCAGCCCACCGGCCAGGAAGAATCCTCGGAGCACTGGCGCTCTCGTTGGCCGCCGGCGGCGAACAAGCCACTGACATCGACCAGCTTCGAGCTGCGCCGGACCTCTTCGGCCCAGTGGCGTCCGATGCCACGGTCAGCAGGTTCATGCACCGGATCAAGGAGCAACCAGAAGCCTTCTCCTACGGGTTCGCCACCATGACCCGGACCCTGCGTTCCAAAGCCTGGACGGCAGCCGGACCACGCAACCCTGCCCGGCAGGCCACAGCGAACAACCCTCTGATCATCGACATCGATGCCTCCTTAGTGCACGTGCATTCCGACAAGGAACACAGTGCTGGCACGTATAAAGGCGGGTACGGTTTCTCACCGATGATCGCCATGGCTGACTACGGCAAACCCAACGGCACCGGAGAAGTCCTCGCGGTGCACCTGCGCCCGGGAAACCGCGGCGCGAATTCAGCGGCCTCGCATATCGAAGTGCTCACCCAGGCCTTGGCCCAGCTGCCGGATGATTTCTATGACGAACACGGGAACCTCATAGGCGAGAAGATCCTGGTCCGCACCGATAGCGCCGGCTCCTCCCGCGAGTTCCTGCACCACCTGGACTCGCTGAGGATCCAGTTCTCCACCTCGTATTCGCTGCCGGTCATCAAGGAACGGTTCATCCGGTGGATCGATGAGAAGAAGTTCTGGGAACCAGCCCTGGACGCTGACGGTGTCCAACGTGATAACGCGTGGGTGATCGACGCGAGCAAGGTGATAGAGCTGAAGGACTACCCGCCCGGGACAAGAATCTATTTGCGGGCCGAGCCCTTGCATCCCGGGGCGAAAGCGAACTTGTTCGATACTGACGGGAACCGTGTCACGGCGTTCTTGACCAATAGCCCGCGGTTCAACGTGGCATTCCTCGATGCCCGGCATCGGGCGCGGGGCCGGTGCGAGAACAGGATCAAGACGTTGAAGAATGCGGGGCTGGGCAAGCTGCCGTATTGGTCTTTTGCCGCGAATCAGGCGTGGGCTGACTTGGCAATGCTCGCACTGAATTTGGTGTCGTGGCTTCAACTTGCTGCGCTGCCTGGTGGCCATGAGGCAGGCTGCTGGGATATGAAGCGGTGGCGGTACCGGCTATTTTCAATGGCCGGGAAAGTCGTCACCGGCGGTCGGCAGCGCCGGCTGCTGATCCATGAAAGTGCACCAGAAGCGCAACTGCTATTCCTGCTTCAACAGAGTATTGGCTTGCTGTTCCATCGGTGGCGGCACGGCGAGTTGGCTGCCTGA
- a CDS encoding DDE-type integrase/transposase/recombinase — MDHSFATAWDEGLMLASRRAWWRIAAALEEQMLRPKVPTRKQNRTTRGQKPVLKATGPGQIWSWDITDLYSPYKNRVFKAYSIIDIFSRQIVGYRVEEREADHLAVEMFQDAFKTYGVPHVVHADSGPAMKSNALKDALEAKGVELSHNRPYVSNDNPFSESGFRTMKYRPDYPKVFSALADARAYLDGYVPWYNGQHKHSGIALFSPAQVHDGSWEHVWQVRQQALEDYYRLHPARFHYRPVTPAPAGVVGINLPSEEAGVALQAA, encoded by the coding sequence GTGGACCATTCCTTTGCCACAGCCTGGGATGAAGGACTCATGCTCGCCTCGCGGCGCGCATGGTGGCGTATTGCCGCAGCGCTCGAAGAGCAGATGCTCCGCCCGAAGGTGCCCACCCGAAAACAAAACCGCACAACACGAGGACAAAAGCCTGTGTTGAAAGCCACCGGTCCTGGGCAGATCTGGTCGTGGGACATTACCGACTTGTATTCGCCGTATAAGAACCGCGTGTTCAAGGCCTATTCGATCATCGATATTTTCTCCCGGCAGATCGTCGGGTACCGGGTGGAGGAGCGCGAAGCGGATCATCTGGCCGTGGAGATGTTCCAAGACGCTTTCAAAACCTACGGCGTGCCCCATGTAGTACATGCCGATTCTGGGCCGGCCATGAAGTCCAATGCCTTGAAAGACGCGTTGGAGGCCAAAGGTGTTGAGCTGAGCCATAACCGGCCCTACGTATCGAATGACAACCCGTTCAGTGAGTCCGGATTCAGGACGATGAAGTATCGTCCCGATTATCCAAAAGTATTCTCCGCGCTTGCCGATGCGCGAGCCTATTTGGATGGGTACGTGCCGTGGTACAACGGGCAGCACAAGCATTCGGGGATTGCTTTGTTCTCTCCGGCGCAGGTCCACGACGGGTCTTGGGAGCATGTTTGGCAGGTGCGGCAGCAGGCATTGGAGGATTATTACCGGTTGCATCCGGCACGTTTTCATTACCGTCCGGTGACGCCTGCGCCTGCGGGGGTCGTGGGGATTAACCTGCCGTCAGAAGAGGCGGGTGTTGCGTTGCAGGCAGCTTAG